aATATACAACTTAAAACTAACCacttttaatgttatatttatatcttataatcgtatcatattttcataacaaaatatacatatacaacGCCCAAATCAGAAAGCATGATCCCTGTTACTTATTGTACAATCATATATTCTCATGTTGATTGCATCTgcttaaagttaaaattttaaaatttaagatttaatcttgaattttctttgtttctttatttgttgCTTATATTAGTTTTGTGATTAAAGAGTTTACAAAAACATAGGTTTAAATTCCAAGTCTAAATCTGATCACAATGTAGGTTTAATCCTACTCTATTCTGGAAAGTTAATTTGAGCTGAAAAATATTCTATCAACATTTGATGTTATTCAACACTAAAAAGATTGAAGTGacgtaattttattgaatgctGAAGCACATTTTAGCATCTTCCTACTATAATAGAAACTCTATATATCAAATTGACAGAGATAACATGTGTACaatcaaatttacatttaaCCTAAGggggaaaattttgaaaagccTTGGTGCTACCTGAAAAAAGCTAAATATCTTTGTCATTTAGCCCTCTTAGCTTACGACTTGTTTTTGACAACTTTAACACTGCTGTAGAACCGTTTGAGATCCTTCATAGCCCTCTCTTCAATCTGAATCTATCTAATAGAAGAAGTTGCTTCAACCTCGGGTTTGAACCGGCGACTCATTGCAGGGGAATCCAATGGCGAATCTTGACCAGTAGCTGTTGGACACCCACTCTGGTTTTTGGACTGTGAGAAAGACTGCAGTTGTTTTCCCTGCTTTTAGTTGAACAGAccgaaagaaagaaaaagaagcgaGTCCTGCAAATGGCGGGAATGAGCCGCATAGCGCGGTTCAAGATGCATTGCATGGAATGGAATGGGATGAAAATGTAATACAAGGAGGACATGCGGATAAAATACTATAAATGATGAAACCAGTTAAGGATGTATGTATGCTGAAAAGACAGAGAGAGATAGGAGTGCAGTAACTTCGCGTACCTGCTGCATCTGAATGTCCCTAAGAGATGGCCGAAAAAGATGAGTACCACCAGAAGCAGCCCAAGGAGGTGTGGTTCTTTCTACATCAGATACTTGTGAAGCTTGAACTGGGCCGACAAAAATTGGTTTGGATGGCAAGAATGAACTCAGAAGGATTTTTCCTTCTCCATTTCTAACCTCGGGAAGATCTTCCACCTGATTTTTGCTTCCAGTTAGCCAGTTCACCCGTAGTTTGCTCTGTTCATCCTGAATTTCACGGAGTGATGCTTTTCCCTTCAAAACTTTTGCACTGCCCCACGCAGGGCCCTCACTTCTGGGTGTTGGTGGAGGGAGTAGAATGTGTTTTGATGCATCATCAAGAGC
The nucleotide sequence above comes from Gossypium raimondii isolate GPD5lz chromosome 13, ASM2569854v1, whole genome shotgun sequence. Encoded proteins:
- the LOC128031989 gene encoding uncharacterized protein LOC128031989, which translates into the protein MQNRELWFKNHEPSTFFVQRKDSSVHAEDKSTSQTTTKKKNRKGGLSMFLSGALDDASKHILLPPPTPRSEGPAWGSAKVLKGKASLREIQDEQSKLRVNWLTGSKNQVEDLPEVRNGEGKILLSSFLPSKPIFVGPVQASQVSDVERTTPPWAASGGTHLFRPSLRDIQMQQSFSQSKNQSGCPTATGQDSPLDSPAMSRRFKPEVEATSSIR